One Danio rerio strain Tuebingen ecotype United States chromosome 22, GRCz12tu, whole genome shotgun sequence genomic window carries:
- the LOC100329818 gene encoding uncharacterized protein isoform X2: MDGRSMSVPEGESLYLDTNVKVNQQQRIRWSFSDVDIAEITGDLSFNCTGVQCKDGDGKFRNRLILDSQTGSLTIKDSRITDTGVYKLQINESRQTEKIFIVTVIGFFHFGSHGEPVFVVKGDSVTLHSGVETNQQEKIRWYFNNTRIAQITGDFTEICTDVQCNEGNERFRNRLKLDHQTGNLTIMNITNTDSGVFRLRIISNDSISEKIFIVAVFDIPGVEMRRKSVRKGESVTFETCLVNSQSYVMTLYFNNTRITERTPNKTCSDGQCKDNDDERFRGRLKLDHQTGSLAIMNTTNTDSGDYKLLFNSSLFSIMKMFSVKVTAVPDSNGRSNRIVGVFLAVALLMVAVGILVVLRNRHINRAHEHYDEPIILKHNDEENNAKPSITDEC, encoded by the exons ATGGATGGACGGTCCATGTCAGTGCCGGAGGGAGAATCACTCTATCTAGACACCAATGTTAAAGTAAACCAACAGCAAAGGATCAGATGGAGTTTCAGCGATGTCGACATTGCTGAAATCACTGGAGACCTCAGTTTTAACTGTACAGGTGTTCAGTGCAAAGATGGTGATGGTAAATTCAGAAACAGACTGATACTGGACAGTCAGACCGGATCACTGACCATCAAAGACAGCAGAATCACGGACACGGGAGTTTATAAACTGCAGATCAACGAGAGCAGACAAACTGAAAAAATCTTCATTGTTACTGTAATTG GTTTTTTTCACTTTGGCTCTCATGGAGAACCTGTGTTTGTAGTGAAGGGAGATTCAGTCACTCTACACTCTGGTGTTGAAACAAACCAACAAGAAAAGATCAGGTGGTATTTTAACAACACCCGCATCGCTCAAATCACTGGAGATTTCACTGAAATCTGCACTGATGTTCAGTGTAATGAAGGCAATGAGAGATTCAGAAACCGACTGAAGCTGGATCACCAGACTGGAAATCTGACCATCATGAACATCACAAACACAGACTCTGGAGTTTTTCGTCTTCGGATCATCAGCAATGACAGCATCAGTGAAAAGATCTTCATCgttgctgtatttg ACATTCCTGGTGTGGAAATGAGAAGGAAATCAGTAAGGAAGGGAGAATCTGTCACTTTTGAGACTTGTTTAGTAAACAGTCAAAGCTATGTGATGACGCTGTATTTTAATAACACTCGCATCACTGAAAGGACTCCCAATAAGACCTGTTCAGATGGCCAGTGTAAAGATAATGATGATGAGAGATTCAGAGGCCGACTGAAGCTGGATCATCAGACTGGATCTCTGGCCATTATGAACACCACAAACACAGACTCTGGAGATTATAAACTACTGTTCAACAGCAGCTTATTCAGCATCATGAAGATGTTCAGTGTTAAAGTCACTG CTGTTCCAGATTCAAATGGGCGCTCTAATagaatagttggtgtttttttgGCTGTTGCTCTGCTGATGGTTGCAGTTGGGATTTTGGTTGTCTTGAGAAATCGTCACATCAATCGTGCACATGAACATTATG ATGAACCCATTATACTCAAACACAACGATGAG GAGAATAATGCAAAACCTTCAATCACCGATGAATGCTAA
- the LOC100329818 gene encoding uncharacterized protein isoform X4, translated as MDGRSMSVPEGESLYLDTNVKVNQQQRIRWSFSDVDIAEITGDLSFNCTGVQCKDGDGKFRNRLILDSQTGSLTIKDSRITDTGVYKLQINESRQTEKIFIVTVIGFFHFGSHGEPVFVVKGDSVTLHSGVETNQQEKIRWYFNNTRIAQITGDFTEICTDVQCNEGNERFRNRLKLDHQTGNLTIMNITNTDSGVFRLRIISNDSISEKIFIVAVFDIPGVEMRRKSVRKGESVTFETCLVNSQSYVMTLYFNNTRITERTPNKTCSDGQCKDNDDERFRGRLKLDHQTGSLAIMNTTNTDSGDYKLLFNSSLFSIMKMFSVKVTDEPIILKHNDEENNAKPSITDEC; from the exons ATGGATGGACGGTCCATGTCAGTGCCGGAGGGAGAATCACTCTATCTAGACACCAATGTTAAAGTAAACCAACAGCAAAGGATCAGATGGAGTTTCAGCGATGTCGACATTGCTGAAATCACTGGAGACCTCAGTTTTAACTGTACAGGTGTTCAGTGCAAAGATGGTGATGGTAAATTCAGAAACAGACTGATACTGGACAGTCAGACCGGATCACTGACCATCAAAGACAGCAGAATCACGGACACGGGAGTTTATAAACTGCAGATCAACGAGAGCAGACAAACTGAAAAAATCTTCATTGTTACTGTAATTG GTTTTTTTCACTTTGGCTCTCATGGAGAACCTGTGTTTGTAGTGAAGGGAGATTCAGTCACTCTACACTCTGGTGTTGAAACAAACCAACAAGAAAAGATCAGGTGGTATTTTAACAACACCCGCATCGCTCAAATCACTGGAGATTTCACTGAAATCTGCACTGATGTTCAGTGTAATGAAGGCAATGAGAGATTCAGAAACCGACTGAAGCTGGATCACCAGACTGGAAATCTGACCATCATGAACATCACAAACACAGACTCTGGAGTTTTTCGTCTTCGGATCATCAGCAATGACAGCATCAGTGAAAAGATCTTCATCgttgctgtatttg ACATTCCTGGTGTGGAAATGAGAAGGAAATCAGTAAGGAAGGGAGAATCTGTCACTTTTGAGACTTGTTTAGTAAACAGTCAAAGCTATGTGATGACGCTGTATTTTAATAACACTCGCATCACTGAAAGGACTCCCAATAAGACCTGTTCAGATGGCCAGTGTAAAGATAATGATGATGAGAGATTCAGAGGCCGACTGAAGCTGGATCATCAGACTGGATCTCTGGCCATTATGAACACCACAAACACAGACTCTGGAGATTATAAACTACTGTTCAACAGCAGCTTATTCAGCATCATGAAGATGTTCAGTGTTAAAGTCACTG ATGAACCCATTATACTCAAACACAACGATGAG GAGAATAATGCAAAACCTTCAATCACCGATGAATGCTAA
- the LOC100329818 gene encoding uncharacterized protein isoform X3: MKFLTIFTFHCCLLDYDVFGVCMDGRSMSVPEGESLYLDTNVKVNQQQRIRWSFSDVDIAEITGDLSFNCTGVQCKDGDGKFRNRLILDSQTGSLTIKDSRITDTGVYKLQINESRQTEKIFIVTVIGFFHFGSHGEPVFVVKGDSVTLHSGVETNQQEKIRWYFNNTRIAQITGDFTEICTDVQCNEGNERFRNRLKLDHQTGNLTIMNITNTDSGVFRLRIISNDSISEKIFIVAVFDIPGVEMRRKSVRKGESVTFETCLVNSQSYVMTLYFNNTRITERTPNKTCSDGQCKDNDDERFRGRLKLDHQTGSLAIMNTTNTDSGDYKLLFNSSLFSIMKMFSVKVTDEPIILKHNDEENNAKPSITDEC, translated from the exons ATGTTTTTGGTGTTTGTATGGATGGACGGTCCATGTCAGTGCCGGAGGGAGAATCACTCTATCTAGACACCAATGTTAAAGTAAACCAACAGCAAAGGATCAGATGGAGTTTCAGCGATGTCGACATTGCTGAAATCACTGGAGACCTCAGTTTTAACTGTACAGGTGTTCAGTGCAAAGATGGTGATGGTAAATTCAGAAACAGACTGATACTGGACAGTCAGACCGGATCACTGACCATCAAAGACAGCAGAATCACGGACACGGGAGTTTATAAACTGCAGATCAACGAGAGCAGACAAACTGAAAAAATCTTCATTGTTACTGTAATTG GTTTTTTTCACTTTGGCTCTCATGGAGAACCTGTGTTTGTAGTGAAGGGAGATTCAGTCACTCTACACTCTGGTGTTGAAACAAACCAACAAGAAAAGATCAGGTGGTATTTTAACAACACCCGCATCGCTCAAATCACTGGAGATTTCACTGAAATCTGCACTGATGTTCAGTGTAATGAAGGCAATGAGAGATTCAGAAACCGACTGAAGCTGGATCACCAGACTGGAAATCTGACCATCATGAACATCACAAACACAGACTCTGGAGTTTTTCGTCTTCGGATCATCAGCAATGACAGCATCAGTGAAAAGATCTTCATCgttgctgtatttg ACATTCCTGGTGTGGAAATGAGAAGGAAATCAGTAAGGAAGGGAGAATCTGTCACTTTTGAGACTTGTTTAGTAAACAGTCAAAGCTATGTGATGACGCTGTATTTTAATAACACTCGCATCACTGAAAGGACTCCCAATAAGACCTGTTCAGATGGCCAGTGTAAAGATAATGATGATGAGAGATTCAGAGGCCGACTGAAGCTGGATCATCAGACTGGATCTCTGGCCATTATGAACACCACAAACACAGACTCTGGAGATTATAAACTACTGTTCAACAGCAGCTTATTCAGCATCATGAAGATGTTCAGTGTTAAAGTCACTG ATGAACCCATTATACTCAAACACAACGATGAG GAGAATAATGCAAAACCTTCAATCACCGATGAATGCTAA
- the LOC100329818 gene encoding uncharacterized protein isoform X1, with product MKFLTIFTFHCCLLDYDVFGVCMDGRSMSVPEGESLYLDTNVKVNQQQRIRWSFSDVDIAEITGDLSFNCTGVQCKDGDGKFRNRLILDSQTGSLTIKDSRITDTGVYKLQINESRQTEKIFIVTVIGFFHFGSHGEPVFVVKGDSVTLHSGVETNQQEKIRWYFNNTRIAQITGDFTEICTDVQCNEGNERFRNRLKLDHQTGNLTIMNITNTDSGVFRLRIISNDSISEKIFIVAVFDIPGVEMRRKSVRKGESVTFETCLVNSQSYVMTLYFNNTRITERTPNKTCSDGQCKDNDDERFRGRLKLDHQTGSLAIMNTTNTDSGDYKLLFNSSLFSIMKMFSVKVTAVPDSNGRSNRIVGVFLAVALLMVAVGILVVLRNRHINRAHEHYDEPIILKHNDEENNAKPSITDEC from the exons ATGTTTTTGGTGTTTGTATGGATGGACGGTCCATGTCAGTGCCGGAGGGAGAATCACTCTATCTAGACACCAATGTTAAAGTAAACCAACAGCAAAGGATCAGATGGAGTTTCAGCGATGTCGACATTGCTGAAATCACTGGAGACCTCAGTTTTAACTGTACAGGTGTTCAGTGCAAAGATGGTGATGGTAAATTCAGAAACAGACTGATACTGGACAGTCAGACCGGATCACTGACCATCAAAGACAGCAGAATCACGGACACGGGAGTTTATAAACTGCAGATCAACGAGAGCAGACAAACTGAAAAAATCTTCATTGTTACTGTAATTG GTTTTTTTCACTTTGGCTCTCATGGAGAACCTGTGTTTGTAGTGAAGGGAGATTCAGTCACTCTACACTCTGGTGTTGAAACAAACCAACAAGAAAAGATCAGGTGGTATTTTAACAACACCCGCATCGCTCAAATCACTGGAGATTTCACTGAAATCTGCACTGATGTTCAGTGTAATGAAGGCAATGAGAGATTCAGAAACCGACTGAAGCTGGATCACCAGACTGGAAATCTGACCATCATGAACATCACAAACACAGACTCTGGAGTTTTTCGTCTTCGGATCATCAGCAATGACAGCATCAGTGAAAAGATCTTCATCgttgctgtatttg ACATTCCTGGTGTGGAAATGAGAAGGAAATCAGTAAGGAAGGGAGAATCTGTCACTTTTGAGACTTGTTTAGTAAACAGTCAAAGCTATGTGATGACGCTGTATTTTAATAACACTCGCATCACTGAAAGGACTCCCAATAAGACCTGTTCAGATGGCCAGTGTAAAGATAATGATGATGAGAGATTCAGAGGCCGACTGAAGCTGGATCATCAGACTGGATCTCTGGCCATTATGAACACCACAAACACAGACTCTGGAGATTATAAACTACTGTTCAACAGCAGCTTATTCAGCATCATGAAGATGTTCAGTGTTAAAGTCACTG CTGTTCCAGATTCAAATGGGCGCTCTAATagaatagttggtgtttttttgGCTGTTGCTCTGCTGATGGTTGCAGTTGGGATTTTGGTTGTCTTGAGAAATCGTCACATCAATCGTGCACATGAACATTATG ATGAACCCATTATACTCAAACACAACGATGAG GAGAATAATGCAAAACCTTCAATCACCGATGAATGCTAA
- the LOC100329818 gene encoding uncharacterized protein isoform X6, which translates to MDGRSMSVPEGESLYLDTNVKVNQQQRIRWSFSDVDIAEITGDLSFNCTGVQCKDGDGKFRNRLILDSQTGSLTIKDSRITDTGVYKLQINESRQTEKIFIVTVIGFFHFGSHGEPVFVVKGDSVTLHSGVETNQQEKIRWYFNNTRIAQITGDFTEICTDVQCNEGNERFRNRLKLDHQTGNLTIMNITNTDSGVFRLRIISNDSISEKIFIVAVFDEPIILKHNDEENNAKPSITDEC; encoded by the exons ATGGATGGACGGTCCATGTCAGTGCCGGAGGGAGAATCACTCTATCTAGACACCAATGTTAAAGTAAACCAACAGCAAAGGATCAGATGGAGTTTCAGCGATGTCGACATTGCTGAAATCACTGGAGACCTCAGTTTTAACTGTACAGGTGTTCAGTGCAAAGATGGTGATGGTAAATTCAGAAACAGACTGATACTGGACAGTCAGACCGGATCACTGACCATCAAAGACAGCAGAATCACGGACACGGGAGTTTATAAACTGCAGATCAACGAGAGCAGACAAACTGAAAAAATCTTCATTGTTACTGTAATTG GTTTTTTTCACTTTGGCTCTCATGGAGAACCTGTGTTTGTAGTGAAGGGAGATTCAGTCACTCTACACTCTGGTGTTGAAACAAACCAACAAGAAAAGATCAGGTGGTATTTTAACAACACCCGCATCGCTCAAATCACTGGAGATTTCACTGAAATCTGCACTGATGTTCAGTGTAATGAAGGCAATGAGAGATTCAGAAACCGACTGAAGCTGGATCACCAGACTGGAAATCTGACCATCATGAACATCACAAACACAGACTCTGGAGTTTTTCGTCTTCGGATCATCAGCAATGACAGCATCAGTGAAAAGATCTTCATCgttgctgtatttg ATGAACCCATTATACTCAAACACAACGATGAG GAGAATAATGCAAAACCTTCAATCACCGATGAATGCTAA
- the LOC100329818 gene encoding uncharacterized protein isoform X5, with translation MKFLTIFTFHCCLLDYDVFGVCMDGRSMSVPEGESLYLDTNVKVNQQQRIRWSFSDVDIAEITGDLSFNCTGVQCKDGDGKFRNRLILDSQTGSLTIKDSRITDTGVYKLQINESRQTEKIFIVTVIGFFHFGSHGEPVFVVKGDSVTLHSGVETNQQEKIRWYFNNTRIAQITGDFTEICTDVQCNEGNERFRNRLKLDHQTGNLTIMNITNTDSGVFRLRIISNDSISEKIFIVAVFDEPIILKHNDEENNAKPSITDEC, from the exons ATGTTTTTGGTGTTTGTATGGATGGACGGTCCATGTCAGTGCCGGAGGGAGAATCACTCTATCTAGACACCAATGTTAAAGTAAACCAACAGCAAAGGATCAGATGGAGTTTCAGCGATGTCGACATTGCTGAAATCACTGGAGACCTCAGTTTTAACTGTACAGGTGTTCAGTGCAAAGATGGTGATGGTAAATTCAGAAACAGACTGATACTGGACAGTCAGACCGGATCACTGACCATCAAAGACAGCAGAATCACGGACACGGGAGTTTATAAACTGCAGATCAACGAGAGCAGACAAACTGAAAAAATCTTCATTGTTACTGTAATTG GTTTTTTTCACTTTGGCTCTCATGGAGAACCTGTGTTTGTAGTGAAGGGAGATTCAGTCACTCTACACTCTGGTGTTGAAACAAACCAACAAGAAAAGATCAGGTGGTATTTTAACAACACCCGCATCGCTCAAATCACTGGAGATTTCACTGAAATCTGCACTGATGTTCAGTGTAATGAAGGCAATGAGAGATTCAGAAACCGACTGAAGCTGGATCACCAGACTGGAAATCTGACCATCATGAACATCACAAACACAGACTCTGGAGTTTTTCGTCTTCGGATCATCAGCAATGACAGCATCAGTGAAAAGATCTTCATCgttgctgtatttg ATGAACCCATTATACTCAAACACAACGATGAG GAGAATAATGCAAAACCTTCAATCACCGATGAATGCTAA